One genomic window of Marinobacter adhaerens HP15 includes the following:
- a CDS encoding AmpG family muropeptide MFS transporter, translated as MIALLFLGFSAGLPFLLVFSTLNARLADVGVETATIGFFSWLGITYSIKVFWAPVVDRLKLPLLDRLLGKRRSWIIFAQAGIATGLYLMAHVDATAAPEMMALCGLLVAFSSATQDVAIDAYRIEIAEERLQAALAATYIFGYRLALLVAGAGALYLAEFWSWQVSYEVMAALVGVGALTVLIVREPSVNHFAAAQDIAHKIEQEAAKLTHLNPRLARLVGWFYAAVAGPFLDFFRRYKELALVILLMVAVYRISDIAMGVMANPFYLDFMGFSKTQVADVTKIFGFFMTIAGSLVGGVMVVRYGVRRILLLGAIMTAATNLLFVVLAQYPPNIITLAAVVSADNLSGGIANVALIAWLSSMTSASFTATQYALFSSLMTLPGKFLGGFSGIVVAGFGYAEFFLVAGIMGVPAILLAIFMIRNGHRLDALAPRNESKPDAEAMSP; from the coding sequence GTGATTGCCCTGCTATTCCTGGGCTTTTCGGCGGGGCTGCCGTTCCTGCTGGTGTTTTCCACGCTGAATGCCCGTCTCGCGGATGTCGGGGTGGAAACCGCCACCATCGGGTTCTTCAGCTGGCTTGGTATTACCTATTCCATCAAAGTGTTCTGGGCGCCGGTGGTGGACCGTCTGAAACTGCCGCTGCTCGACCGGCTGCTGGGTAAGCGGCGAAGCTGGATTATCTTTGCTCAGGCAGGTATCGCCACGGGGCTGTACCTGATGGCTCACGTGGATGCCACGGCAGCGCCGGAAATGATGGCCCTTTGTGGCCTGCTGGTGGCGTTCTCCTCTGCCACCCAGGACGTGGCCATTGATGCCTACCGCATCGAGATTGCCGAGGAACGGCTCCAGGCCGCCCTCGCCGCTACGTACATCTTTGGCTACCGTCTGGCGCTTCTGGTTGCCGGCGCCGGTGCTCTCTACCTGGCGGAATTCTGGTCCTGGCAGGTGTCCTATGAAGTCATGGCGGCCCTGGTGGGAGTTGGCGCGCTCACGGTGCTCATTGTTCGCGAGCCCAGCGTAAACCACTTTGCCGCCGCCCAGGACATTGCCCACAAGATCGAACAAGAGGCCGCCAAGCTAACGCATCTGAATCCCCGCCTGGCGAGACTGGTTGGTTGGTTCTACGCCGCCGTGGCCGGCCCGTTCCTGGATTTCTTTCGCCGTTACAAAGAGCTGGCTCTGGTTATCCTGCTCATGGTGGCCGTTTACCGGATCTCCGACATCGCCATGGGCGTTATGGCCAATCCCTTCTACCTGGACTTCATGGGTTTCAGCAAAACCCAGGTGGCGGATGTCACCAAGATCTTTGGCTTCTTCATGACCATTGCCGGCTCGCTGGTCGGCGGTGTAATGGTGGTTCGCTACGGGGTTCGCCGGATTCTCCTGCTTGGCGCAATCATGACCGCCGCCACCAATCTTCTGTTTGTCGTTCTGGCCCAGTACCCGCCCAACATCATTACCCTGGCCGCCGTGGTGAGCGCCGATAACCTCAGTGGCGGCATTGCCAATGTTGCCCTGATTGCCTGGCTCTCCAGCATGACAAGTGCCTCGTTCACGGCTACGCAGTACGCACTGTTCAGTTCCCTGATGACTCTGCCTGGCAAGTTTCTCGGTGGGTTCTCCGGCATTGTCGTGGCGGGCTTTGGTTACGCCGAATTCTTCCTGGTGGCCGGCATAATGGGCGTGCCTGCCATTCTGTTGGCGATTTTCATGATCCGAAATGGCCATCGACTGGATGCGTTGGCACCGCGCAATGAATCGAAGCCTGATGCAGAAGCGATGAGCCCTTGA
- a CDS encoding AraC family transcriptional regulator, producing MKTLGTASVAALRQYVRAAESAGVDINRLFDQAELDQNILDTDDGRINGEQFQHFIRLLCEQTGNPILGLETGDFVQPGSYSVLGYITMSCATLGEAVARIAPFEKLVGDMGTTSLAMKGDDIKLTWNCNYTDPVVRPQLVDNVFASWVNYARWLADNQEASPSSVKLRRASPGSEFETAYQERWHCTVTFSADENSITLKKSLLETRLRQPDPLLRKTLEAHALSQLASLDTDSDLTSKVRHSIQQQLMHGITRQDMVAEDLGMTSRTLQRKLGQEGVSYQKLLDEVRQKMAEDYLRNSELAIPDIALRLGYSETTSFHRKFKAVTGKTPGEFRASVEQT from the coding sequence ATGAAAACCCTCGGAACCGCCTCTGTCGCCGCCCTGCGCCAATACGTTCGTGCTGCCGAATCCGCCGGCGTGGATATCAATCGCCTTTTCGACCAGGCCGAACTGGACCAGAACATCCTGGACACCGACGACGGCCGCATTAACGGCGAGCAGTTCCAGCACTTTATCCGTTTATTGTGCGAACAAACCGGCAACCCGATCCTGGGCCTGGAAACCGGCGACTTCGTTCAACCTGGCTCCTACAGTGTGCTTGGCTACATCACCATGAGCTGCGCCACCCTCGGCGAAGCCGTGGCACGCATTGCGCCGTTCGAAAAACTCGTTGGAGACATGGGCACCACCAGCCTCGCTATGAAAGGCGACGACATCAAACTGACCTGGAACTGCAACTACACCGATCCTGTCGTTCGGCCGCAACTGGTGGATAACGTGTTTGCCTCCTGGGTGAACTACGCCCGCTGGCTTGCGGACAATCAGGAGGCGTCACCCAGTTCGGTAAAACTCCGTCGGGCCTCTCCGGGCTCAGAATTTGAAACGGCCTACCAGGAACGCTGGCACTGCACGGTCACCTTCTCAGCAGATGAAAACAGCATCACCCTCAAGAAAAGCCTGCTGGAAACCCGCCTGCGGCAACCGGACCCTCTCCTGCGCAAAACCCTGGAAGCCCATGCTCTGAGCCAGCTGGCTTCCCTGGATACCGACAGCGACCTGACTTCGAAGGTCCGCCACAGCATTCAGCAACAACTAATGCACGGCATTACCCGGCAAGACATGGTGGCGGAAGACCTGGGGATGACCAGCCGGACTCTACAGAGAAAGCTCGGCCAGGAAGGCGTGTCGTACCAAAAACTATTAGATGAAGTGCGGCAAAAGATGGCCGAGGACTATCTTCGCAACAGCGAGTTGGCCATTCCGGATATTGCGCTCAGGCTGGGATACAGTGAAACCACGTCGTTTCACAGGAAATTCAAGGCGGTAACGGGGAAGACGCCCGGAGAGTTCCGGGCGTCCGTAGAGCAGACTTAA
- a CDS encoding YajQ family cyclic di-GMP-binding protein — MPSFDIVSEIDMHEVTNAVDQAKRELGNRWDFKNVEADIELDDKGITISAEQEFQLEQLLDMLRMAFAKRNIDARALAEDGDSKSGKLVKQHLLLKQGIETDMAKKIVKMIKDQKMKVQASIQGDKVRVTGKKRDDLQEAIAMLREAELDIPLQFNNFRD; from the coding sequence ATGCCTTCTTTTGACATTGTTTCAGAAATCGATATGCACGAAGTCACCAATGCGGTCGACCAGGCCAAGCGGGAGCTGGGTAATCGCTGGGACTTCAAGAACGTGGAAGCCGACATTGAGCTGGATGACAAGGGCATTACCATTAGTGCCGAGCAGGAGTTCCAGCTGGAGCAGCTGCTGGACATGCTGCGTATGGCCTTTGCCAAGCGTAATATCGATGCGCGAGCGCTGGCCGAGGATGGCGACAGCAAGTCCGGCAAGCTGGTTAAACAGCACCTGCTGCTGAAGCAGGGCATTGAAACCGATATGGCCAAGAAGATCGTGAAGATGATCAAGGACCAGAAGATGAAGGTCCAGGCCAGTATCCAGGGCGACAAAGTGCGAGTGACCGGCAAGAAGCGGGATGATCTTCAGGAAGCGATCGCCATGCTGCGCGAAGCTGAGCTGGATATCCCGCTGCAGTTCAATAATTTCCGCGACTGA
- a CDS encoding MGMT family protein has protein sequence MSEPTKDQKIWQVVLAVPEGKVVSYGQVAEMAGLGRQARYIGKALGKLPEGHVVPWYRVIRSNGQIAFPVGSEKFEEQVSRLEAEGVEVSDGRVSMSRFRW, from the coding sequence ATGTCCGAACCGACCAAAGACCAGAAAATCTGGCAAGTCGTACTGGCCGTGCCGGAGGGAAAGGTGGTCAGTTACGGCCAGGTTGCAGAGATGGCAGGGTTGGGCCGGCAGGCGAGGTACATCGGAAAAGCCTTGGGCAAGTTGCCGGAAGGGCATGTCGTACCCTGGTATCGGGTGATTCGCAGTAACGGCCAGATTGCCTTTCCCGTGGGGTCCGAGAAATTTGAGGAGCAGGTTAGCCGGCTTGAGGCTGAAGGTGTCGAGGTTAGCGACGGGCGGGTTTCGATGTCTCGGTTTCGATGGTAG
- a CDS encoding response regulator — protein MPNLDLPILVVDDAKFSSMVVGRTLRNAGYRDVRIVNNAPEALQLIEQRPVSVLIADWLMPEMDGLELTDQVRQQDEQNNHYTYVILLTARESVEALSEAFDRGVDDFIYKSDMTKQLIPRIFAADRMADRQNTLLRANSLLIENNRELESTNIIDLETGLCNTKYGRERLTKMLRHAESRGGCSAYVLCGIRNWQELKRKHPPTVMSELAIGIARRLSTLIRPIDALCRVGDNQFAIIAYFPNSDHCTTTAFRRVFDGINHKALKTTAGYISVEAGMVLCKADAQNGTPSIQDMERAAVQGLVDAYDTRRFTETAPEIGATA, from the coding sequence ATGCCAAATCTGGACCTTCCCATCCTGGTAGTAGACGACGCGAAATTCAGCAGTATGGTGGTTGGCCGCACGCTGCGAAATGCCGGATATCGCGACGTACGCATCGTGAATAACGCACCGGAAGCCCTGCAGCTGATCGAACAGCGACCGGTAAGCGTGCTGATTGCCGACTGGCTGATGCCCGAGATGGATGGCCTTGAGCTGACGGACCAGGTGCGACAACAGGACGAGCAGAACAATCACTACACCTACGTGATCCTGCTCACGGCACGGGAAAGCGTCGAGGCGCTTTCAGAAGCCTTCGACCGGGGCGTGGACGACTTCATCTACAAGTCCGACATGACCAAGCAACTGATCCCCCGCATCTTTGCCGCAGACCGAATGGCCGACCGCCAGAACACCCTGCTGCGGGCCAACTCCCTGTTGATCGAGAACAACCGGGAGCTGGAATCCACTAACATCATTGATCTGGAAACCGGTCTCTGCAACACCAAATACGGTCGCGAGCGTCTGACCAAGATGCTGCGCCACGCTGAATCCCGAGGCGGCTGCTCTGCCTATGTACTGTGCGGCATTCGCAACTGGCAGGAACTCAAGCGCAAACACCCGCCCACAGTGATGAGCGAACTGGCCATCGGCATTGCCCGCCGACTGAGCACCCTGATTCGCCCCATTGATGCCCTGTGCCGCGTTGGCGACAACCAGTTCGCGATTATTGCCTACTTCCCGAACAGTGATCACTGCACCACCACCGCCTTCCGGCGCGTGTTCGACGGCATCAACCACAAGGCCCTGAAAACAACGGCCGGCTATATTTCTGTGGAAGCCGGCATGGTGCTGTGCAAAGCCGACGCCCAGAACGGCACACCGTCGATCCAGGATATGGAACGGGCAGCGGTGCAAGGGCTGGTAGATGCCTACGATACGCGTCGGTTTACCGAGACCGCGCCGGAGATCGGAGCGACCGCCTGA
- a CDS encoding FxsA family protein, producing the protein MSVFLFLFIIMPIAEMAVLIQVGGMIGVLNTVGLVLLTAVIGAWLLRQQGLATLLKANQRLNSGELPAKEVAEGLILAIGGALLLTPGFITDTVGFLCLIPGTRHWLAAQALKRMVVAGQSRGSSFYFRAGGGSNPFGQDPFGGQENPFGRQRPFDRDSNGDIIEGEYQDETESDRDRIEKK; encoded by the coding sequence ATGTCAGTGTTTCTGTTCTTATTCATTATCATGCCAATCGCCGAGATGGCGGTGTTGATTCAGGTGGGTGGCATGATTGGTGTGCTCAATACCGTCGGGTTGGTGTTGTTGACCGCCGTGATCGGCGCCTGGCTCCTTCGCCAGCAGGGGTTGGCAACGCTTTTGAAGGCCAATCAGCGACTGAATAGTGGCGAATTGCCGGCCAAGGAGGTTGCCGAGGGGCTGATCCTTGCGATTGGTGGTGCGCTATTACTAACACCTGGCTTTATTACCGACACGGTCGGGTTTCTGTGCCTGATACCCGGAACGCGCCACTGGCTTGCAGCACAGGCGCTCAAGCGCATGGTCGTTGCTGGTCAAAGCCGTGGCAGCAGCTTCTATTTTCGCGCCGGTGGTGGGTCCAATCCGTTCGGGCAGGATCCGTTTGGCGGCCAGGAGAACCCGTTCGGCCGGCAGCGGCCTTTTGATCGGGACAGCAATGGCGACATCATCGAAGGCGAGTACCAGGATGAGACGGAATCCGATCGGGACCGGATCGAAAAAAAGTGA
- the groES gene encoding co-chaperone GroES, which produces MKIRPLHDRVVVRRKEEEEKTAGGIVLPGNAKEKPSQGEVIAVGNGRILENGETRSLAVKVGDTVVFGQYAGNTVKIDGEELLIMSESDIYGVLE; this is translated from the coding sequence ATGAAAATTCGTCCGCTACACGATCGTGTTGTCGTGCGCCGTAAGGAAGAAGAAGAGAAAACTGCGGGTGGCATCGTGCTGCCGGGTAACGCCAAAGAGAAGCCTTCCCAGGGCGAGGTAATTGCCGTTGGTAACGGTCGCATCCTGGAAAACGGCGAAACCCGCTCACTGGCGGTCAAGGTGGGTGACACCGTGGTCTTCGGCCAGTACGCCGGGAACACCGTCAAGATCGATGGCGAAGAGCTCCTCATCATGAGCGAGAGCGACATCTACGGCGTGCTTGAGTGA
- the groL gene encoding chaperonin GroEL (60 kDa chaperone family; promotes refolding of misfolded polypeptides especially under stressful conditions; forms two stacked rings of heptamers to form a barrel-shaped 14mer; ends can be capped by GroES; misfolded proteins enter the barrel where they are refolded when GroES binds) — translation MAAKDVRFGDSARKRMVAGVNVLADAVKVTLGPKGRNVVLEKSFGAPTITKDGVSVAKEIELSDKFENMGAQMVKEVASQANDTAGDGTTTATVLAQSIVNEGVKAVTAGMNPMDLKRGIDKATTEAVKAIRDMAKPCDDSKMIAQVGTISANGDDTIGKIIADAMEKVGKEGVITVEEGRGLEDELDVVEGMQFDRGFLSPYFINNQDNMSAELEDPYILLVDKKISNIRELLPVLEAVAKAGKPLQIIAEDIEGEALATLVVNNMRGIVKVNAVKAPGFGDRRKEMLQDIAILSGGTVISEEVGLTLENTTLDDLGTAKRVNVTKENTTIIGGAGAQADIEARVEQIRKQIEDSSSDYDKEKLQERVAKLAGGVAVIKVGAGSEVEMKEKKARVEDALHSTRAAVEEGIVPGGGVTLIRAIAALDKVDAINEEQKAGVNILRRAMEAPLRQIVYNAGGESSVVVAKVREGEGSFGYNAATEAYGDMLEMGILDPAKVTRSALQAAASVASLIITTEAMVADEPQDESAGGGMPDMGGMGGMGGMGGMM, via the coding sequence ATGGCAGCAAAAGACGTTAGATTCGGTGATAGCGCACGTAAGCGCATGGTCGCGGGCGTCAATGTACTGGCAGACGCGGTTAAAGTGACCCTCGGCCCGAAAGGCCGTAACGTGGTTCTGGAAAAGTCCTTCGGCGCGCCGACCATCACCAAAGATGGTGTTTCCGTAGCCAAGGAAATCGAACTGTCTGACAAGTTCGAGAACATGGGCGCCCAGATGGTGAAAGAAGTGGCTTCCCAGGCCAACGACACCGCCGGTGACGGTACCACTACCGCAACCGTTCTGGCTCAGTCCATCGTTAACGAGGGCGTGAAGGCAGTGACTGCCGGCATGAACCCGATGGATCTGAAGCGCGGCATCGACAAGGCCACAACGGAAGCCGTGAAGGCAATCCGTGATATGGCCAAGCCCTGTGACGACAGCAAGATGATCGCTCAGGTAGGCACTATCTCTGCCAACGGTGACGATACCATCGGTAAGATCATCGCCGATGCAATGGAAAAAGTTGGCAAGGAAGGCGTTATTACCGTTGAGGAAGGCCGAGGCCTGGAAGACGAGCTGGACGTGGTTGAAGGTATGCAGTTCGACCGTGGCTTCCTGTCTCCGTACTTCATCAACAACCAGGACAACATGTCTGCCGAGCTGGAAGACCCGTACATCCTGCTGGTCGACAAGAAGATCTCAAACATCCGCGAGCTGCTGCCGGTGCTGGAAGCTGTAGCCAAGGCTGGTAAGCCGCTGCAGATCATCGCTGAAGACATTGAGGGTGAAGCGCTTGCCACTCTGGTAGTGAACAACATGCGTGGCATCGTCAAGGTAAACGCCGTCAAGGCGCCTGGCTTTGGTGACCGTCGCAAGGAGATGCTGCAGGACATCGCGATCCTTTCCGGTGGTACCGTAATCTCTGAAGAAGTCGGCCTGACTCTTGAGAACACCACCCTGGATGACCTTGGCACAGCCAAGCGTGTGAACGTCACCAAGGAAAACACCACCATCATCGGCGGTGCTGGTGCGCAGGCGGACATCGAAGCTCGCGTTGAGCAGATCCGCAAGCAGATCGAAGACAGCTCTTCCGACTACGACAAGGAAAAGCTGCAGGAGCGTGTTGCCAAGCTGGCTGGCGGTGTTGCCGTTATCAAGGTTGGTGCCGGTTCCGAAGTGGAAATGAAAGAGAAGAAGGCCCGCGTTGAAGACGCGCTGCACTCTACCCGCGCCGCGGTTGAAGAGGGCATCGTACCGGGCGGTGGTGTAACCCTTATCCGTGCCATTGCGGCCCTGGACAAGGTAGACGCCATCAACGAAGAGCAGAAAGCCGGTGTTAACATTCTGCGCCGTGCCATGGAAGCTCCTCTGCGCCAGATCGTTTACAACGCAGGCGGTGAGTCTTCTGTTGTGGTTGCCAAGGTTCGCGAAGGCGAAGGTTCCTTCGGCTACAACGCCGCGACCGAAGCCTACGGCGATATGCTGGAAATGGGTATCCTGGATCCTGCCAAGGTCACCCGTTCCGCTCTGCAGGCGGCCGCTTCTGTGGCTTCCCTGATCATCACCACCGAGGCGATGGTTGCGGATGAGCCGCAGGACGAGTCTGCCGGCGGCGGTATGCCGGACATGGGTGGAATGGGCGGCATGGGAGGCATGGGCGGCATGATGTAA
- a CDS encoding type II secretion system protein N produces MALLSIPAQSRISRILANLLLLVLVVYLANTLARMTWLYAWDDRPVPDAPVAAGAGSLSGGSRLTTSIAVYDFFGRSERPVEVADAVRRSAPETRLRLRLEGVLVAQRPEDSGAIVAGSNGETAYYRVGEMLPGNAELAEVEPGRVLIRRGGRYESLTFEEQSSELVAEVTEEPAESSPDEFLASAREQIDSQGIAALAPFGLTPVDNSGMSGYVYDGSNAMLNAVNLQAGDVITAINGQRLGDISQDKALLENWRGQAQLEIEIERDGSILTISYAIPEQWR; encoded by the coding sequence ATGGCGCTGTTGAGTATTCCGGCCCAGAGCCGGATTTCCCGGATCCTCGCCAACCTGTTGCTGTTGGTTCTGGTGGTGTATCTGGCCAATACTCTCGCCCGGATGACCTGGTTATACGCCTGGGACGACCGGCCGGTTCCAGACGCGCCGGTCGCAGCCGGTGCAGGCAGTCTGTCAGGCGGTAGCCGTTTGACAACGTCCATAGCCGTTTACGATTTCTTCGGGCGGTCTGAGCGACCGGTCGAAGTGGCCGATGCGGTTCGCCGCTCGGCTCCGGAAACCCGGCTTCGGCTCCGGCTGGAAGGGGTACTTGTCGCACAGCGCCCGGAGGACTCCGGTGCTATAGTTGCTGGGAGCAATGGAGAAACCGCATATTACCGGGTAGGGGAGATGCTACCCGGCAATGCAGAGCTGGCGGAAGTGGAACCCGGGCGTGTTCTGATTCGTCGGGGTGGGCGATACGAATCCCTGACTTTCGAGGAACAGTCTTCCGAACTGGTTGCAGAAGTGACCGAGGAGCCTGCAGAATCATCACCGGATGAGTTCCTGGCCAGCGCCCGTGAACAGATTGACAGCCAGGGCATTGCCGCACTGGCGCCTTTCGGGTTGACCCCGGTGGACAATAGCGGCATGTCCGGTTACGTGTATGACGGCTCTAACGCCATGCTCAACGCCGTCAACCTGCAGGCCGGGGACGTGATAACGGCTATCAACGGTCAGCGGCTGGGCGATATCAGCCAGGATAAGGCCCTGCTTGAGAACTGGCGCGGCCAGGCCCAGCTGGAGATAGAAATCGAGCGTGACGGATCCATCCTCACCATCAGTTATGCCATACCCGAGCAGTGGCGCTGA
- the gspN gene encoding type II secretion system protein N — protein MSDAEPKSFLRPGKVFLLLLLGALVYLLSLVFLVPAGWVWQQAFAHVSLPPQVKVQQVAGKLWDGEAGVVVAGFPVRVDWRLYMPSVTSLEWPARISLESSQSSLNGDVTVGWPASAQLDASGRITVAEFEELVRQSGGAMIEGEVMIDRLNMAWADNRITRAEGLGRWDGGLVTWPMGGQRGQAEFPPMQATMDTSQGGVALTVSEQGGQGPAADATVFWNGMMELRVYKRMVDLAGQPWPDSASPGDVVFRVRQPLVPGAR, from the coding sequence ATGAGTGACGCTGAACCCAAATCCTTTCTCCGCCCCGGCAAGGTATTTTTGCTCCTGCTGCTGGGCGCTCTGGTTTATCTGCTGTCACTGGTCTTTCTGGTTCCTGCGGGATGGGTCTGGCAGCAAGCCTTTGCCCATGTATCTCTGCCTCCCCAGGTAAAGGTTCAGCAGGTTGCCGGCAAACTCTGGGATGGTGAAGCCGGGGTTGTGGTGGCCGGTTTCCCGGTGCGTGTTGACTGGCGCCTTTATATGCCGTCGGTCACCAGCCTGGAATGGCCAGCCCGAATTTCCCTGGAATCGTCGCAATCCTCGCTCAACGGCGATGTTACGGTGGGCTGGCCGGCCAGTGCCCAGCTTGATGCCAGCGGACGGATCACGGTGGCCGAGTTTGAGGAGCTGGTCCGCCAGAGCGGCGGCGCCATGATTGAAGGCGAAGTCATGATTGACCGTCTGAATATGGCCTGGGCCGATAACCGGATTACGCGGGCGGAAGGCCTGGGGCGCTGGGATGGCGGCCTGGTGACCTGGCCAATGGGTGGCCAGCGTGGGCAGGCCGAGTTTCCGCCCATGCAGGCGACGATGGATACCTCCCAGGGTGGTGTGGCGCTGACAGTCTCCGAGCAGGGCGGCCAGGGGCCGGCAGCAGATGCCACCGTGTTCTGGAACGGAATGATGGAACTGCGTGTCTACAAGCGTATGGTGGATCTCGCCGGCCAGCCCTGGCCCGATTCTGCCAGCCCCGGTGATGTCGTATTCCGGGTACGCCAGCCTCTCGTACCGGGGGCAAGATAA
- a CDS encoding argininosuccinate synthase gives MSDIKKVVLAYSGGLDTSVIVRWLQDTYNCEVVTFTADIGQGEEVEPARAKAEALGVKEIYIEDLREEFVRDYVFPMFRANTIYEGEYLLGTSIARPLIAKRLIDIANETGADAISHGATGKGNDQVRFELGAYALKPGVKVIAPWREWDLNSREKLLKYCEERNIPVEMKKGKSPYSMDANLLHISYEGINLEDPWAEAEEDMWRWSVSPEAAPDEPTYVELTYKKGDIVAIDGQDMKPHLVLETLNKLAGANGIGRLDIVENRYVGMKSRGCYETPGGTIMLRAHRAIESITLDREVAHLKDSIMPRYAEVIYNGYWWSPEREALQALIDQTQNYVNGTVRLKLYKGNVDVVGRKSEDSLFDEKIATFEEDQGAYDQKDAEGFIKLNALRLRIAAGKGRKL, from the coding sequence ATGTCTGATATCAAAAAGGTGGTGCTGGCCTATTCCGGTGGCCTGGATACTTCCGTCATCGTTCGGTGGTTGCAGGATACCTATAACTGTGAGGTGGTAACGTTTACCGCCGACATTGGCCAGGGCGAGGAAGTTGAGCCGGCGCGGGCGAAAGCCGAGGCGTTGGGTGTTAAGGAAATCTACATCGAGGACCTGCGCGAGGAGTTTGTGCGCGATTACGTGTTCCCGATGTTCCGCGCGAACACCATCTACGAAGGTGAGTACCTGTTGGGTACGTCCATTGCCCGTCCTCTGATTGCCAAGCGTTTGATCGATATCGCCAATGAAACCGGCGCCGACGCCATTTCCCACGGCGCAACCGGCAAGGGCAACGATCAGGTTCGTTTCGAGCTGGGTGCTTACGCTCTGAAGCCGGGTGTGAAGGTGATTGCACCCTGGCGTGAGTGGGACCTGAATTCCCGCGAGAAGTTGCTTAAGTACTGCGAAGAGCGCAACATCCCGGTGGAAATGAAGAAGGGCAAGAGCCCGTACTCCATGGATGCCAACCTGCTGCACATCTCTTACGAAGGCATCAACCTGGAAGATCCCTGGGCGGAAGCCGAGGAAGATATGTGGCGCTGGAGTGTGTCTCCGGAAGCCGCGCCGGATGAGCCGACCTATGTTGAGCTGACCTACAAGAAGGGCGACATTGTTGCCATCGACGGTCAGGACATGAAGCCCCACTTGGTTCTGGAAACTCTGAACAAGCTGGCGGGTGCCAACGGCATTGGCCGTCTGGATATCGTCGAGAACCGCTACGTGGGCATGAAGTCCCGCGGCTGTTACGAGACCCCGGGCGGTACCATCATGCTGCGTGCCCACCGTGCCATTGAGTCCATCACGCTGGACCGCGAAGTGGCGCACCTGAAAGACAGCATCATGCCGCGCTATGCCGAGGTGATCTACAACGGTTACTGGTGGTCACCGGAGCGTGAGGCGCTGCAGGCGCTGATCGATCAGACCCAGAATTATGTAAACGGCACCGTTCGCCTGAAGCTCTACAAGGGCAACGTAGACGTGGTTGGCCGTAAGTCTGAGGATTCCCTGTTCGACGAGAAGATTGCTACCTTCGAAGAAGATCAGGGTGCGTACGATCAGAAGGATGCGGAAGGCTTTATCAAGCTGAATGCCTTGCGTCTGCGGATTGCCGCCGGCAAAGGCCGCAAGCTTTAA
- a CDS encoding SDR family oxidoreductase gives MKLQDSVIAITGGGQGLGRAMGEYLAAKGAKIALIDLMPEKLDEAVTACVAAGAEARSYVCNVAKEEEVEKTFEAIVKDFGHLNGLVNNAGILRDGLMVKVKDGEVERRMELSQWQAVIDVNLTGVFLCGREAATQMIKNGDQGAIINIASISRAGNMGQSNYSAAKAGVSALVPVWAKELARYGIRCAGIAPGFIETEMTASMKPEALEKMTAGIPLKRMGKPEEIASAAAFIFENDYVSGRMIEVDGALRL, from the coding sequence ATGAAACTTCAAGATTCCGTGATTGCAATCACTGGCGGCGGCCAGGGCCTTGGCCGCGCCATGGGCGAATACCTTGCGGCCAAAGGTGCAAAAATTGCGCTGATCGACCTGATGCCGGAGAAGCTGGACGAGGCCGTCACCGCCTGCGTGGCCGCGGGCGCTGAGGCCAGAAGCTACGTCTGCAACGTTGCGAAAGAGGAAGAGGTAGAAAAAACCTTCGAGGCCATCGTAAAAGACTTCGGCCACCTCAACGGCCTGGTTAACAATGCCGGTATCCTCCGGGACGGGCTTATGGTCAAAGTGAAGGATGGCGAAGTTGAGCGCCGCATGGAGCTGTCCCAGTGGCAGGCGGTTATCGACGTAAACCTTACCGGCGTATTTCTCTGCGGCCGCGAGGCAGCGACCCAGATGATCAAGAACGGTGATCAGGGTGCGATCATCAACATCGCTTCCATCTCTCGCGCCGGCAACATGGGCCAGAGCAACTACTCCGCTGCCAAGGCCGGTGTCTCTGCCCTTGTTCCGGTCTGGGCCAAGGAACTCGCCCGCTACGGCATCCGCTGCGCCGGTATCGCCCCGGGCTTCATCGAGACCGAAATGACCGCCTCCATGAAACCGGAAGCCCTGGAAAAAATGACGGCCGGCATTCCGCTCAAGCGCATGGGCAAGCCCGAAGAGATTGCTTCGGCTGCGGCGTTCATTTTTGAGAACGACTATGTGTCAGGGCGGATGATTGAAGTGGATGGGGCTCTTCGGCTCTAA